A genomic stretch from Streptomyces venezuelae ATCC 10712 includes:
- the zapE gene encoding cell division protein ZapE: protein MNHTTHEQYEAMRRHFRQDAEQRGFTLAPEQDRAVERLSRLAAELAAPSGLFRRSRPAPRNLYVWGPVGRGKSWLVDTFFAGLPITRKRRLHFHDFFRALHDGVARESRSHEAGHSAVDRAVDELLGDCRLLVFDEFHAHDAGDAMLVARLFGTLLDRRVTLVTTSNYPPAGLMPNPVYHHLFEPTIRRIEEGMDVLDVSGPTDFRRLAAPGDGSRRFAQGARLADGAGVLPELSRPAPAEAVLVPGHHQELSARAVRGDLVWFGFDALCESATTVPDYLALAERFGTLVLDGVPPLAACTPDGRQRFANLVDVCCDRDIRLFLIGADPLAGLPEDAGLLRDQDRTASRLAMLRRADVAG from the coding sequence GTGAACCACACGACGCACGAGCAGTACGAGGCGATGAGACGCCACTTCCGACAGGACGCCGAACAACGGGGTTTCACCCTCGCCCCGGAGCAGGATCGGGCCGTCGAACGGCTCTCCCGGCTCGCCGCCGAACTGGCGGCGCCGAGCGGCCTGTTCCGCCGGTCCCGCCCCGCGCCCCGCAACCTCTACGTGTGGGGACCGGTCGGGCGCGGCAAGAGCTGGCTCGTGGACACCTTCTTCGCCGGGCTGCCGATCACCCGCAAGCGACGCCTCCACTTCCATGACTTCTTCCGCGCCCTGCACGACGGCGTGGCCCGGGAGAGCCGCTCGCACGAAGCGGGGCACAGTGCCGTCGACCGCGCCGTCGACGAGCTGCTCGGGGACTGCCGGCTGCTGGTCTTCGACGAGTTCCACGCGCATGACGCGGGTGACGCGATGCTCGTCGCCCGGCTCTTCGGGACGCTCCTCGACCGGCGCGTCACGCTCGTCACCACCTCCAACTACCCGCCCGCCGGGCTGATGCCGAATCCGGTGTACCACCACCTCTTCGAGCCCACGATCCGGCGGATCGAGGAGGGGATGGACGTCCTCGACGTCTCCGGCCCGACGGACTTCCGGCGCCTCGCGGCACCCGGGGACGGCTCGCGGCGCTTCGCGCAGGGGGCCAGGCTCGCCGACGGGGCCGGAGTCCTGCCGGAGCTGAGCCGGCCCGCGCCCGCCGAGGCCGTGCTCGTGCCCGGTCACCACCAGGAGCTGTCCGCCAGGGCCGTCCGGGGCGACCTGGTGTGGTTCGGCTTCGACGCGCTGTGCGAGAGCGCCACGACGGTGCCCGACTACCTCGCCCTCGCCGAGCGCTTCGGCACCCTCGTCCTGGACGGCGTGCCCCCGCTCGCCGCGTGCACGCCGGACGGCCGCCAGCGGTTCGCCAACCTCGTGGACGTGTGCTGCGACCGCGACATACGGCTCTTCCTCATCGGCGCCGACCCGCTGG